The Deltaproteobacteria bacterium region CAGCCTTAGCCATGTCGACTTCAAACGGATAGGGTGCTGGCGGGAGATCGCCCACAAGTGCCGTAGTCATAGCGGCGTTGCGTCGGTCGACTTTCTCGGGATCTCTGATGACCCCAAGCTCCGCTCCGATATTACGCATGAGTGGATTTTTAATGGTTCCATCCCACTGCGCATAATGTTTACGCGACTGTTGCCACACGCTCATGATGTCTACCATAGGAGGAGCTGGCGGTAGGATGGCCCACTCGTCATCGGCCAAATCGAGGGCACCACGGTCCCTCACTTTTGGACCGACTACCAAGGACAACACTGTGAACCCGAACGCGTCTAGAGATCCTGGCACGCCACCACGCAGTAAATCCTTTGCATGGCGGTACGTTCGCTCGCCGAGACCGCGGTTGATCAAAGCTTCTCGGGCATTGAGTGATTGCTTGATCCGCATCACGAAGAGGTCAGGATTCCCCAGTATCAGCTGACGGTCTCGGAGTTCTTCTGTCTTATGCTCCATGCCGTAAAACCAACCTAATGGTTTGTCGTGCAACATGGAAGTCACCTTAGACGCAGTCAACCTCTCGTCATTCGACGCCTTCCAAAGGAAATAACGAAATGCGGTGGTGTCAATTTGGGTATTCGGAGCTCCGAAAATTTCCGTCGTCAACCCTTGGCTATCTAGAACGCGTCCAATGTGACAACTACCGCAACTGAAAGTGGCGATCTTAAGCTCCTGGTCGGAGCCGTTGCCAAGGTGGAGCTCCTGAGGGAGGCGACCGGACTCCACACCTGTAAATGTGAGGCCCATCAGTTGATGAGCTGGGCCCTCCGCCCAAATTTCTGGCGCAGTTTCGGACAGTATACCGATGAGCATAGCTGGTATACCATCAGAACCCAAGGGCCGCGCCCTGAATGCCGCTGCTTCCTCAGCATGCGCGGCGAGATATTTGTGCTGAGCTGATAATTTCGCCTGCTGCAAGACTTTCCAGTCACGCGTATCTGGGGGAGTCTCGTTGACGGACGACCCTCGCTGCCAGCTGCGACAAGCACCAATCCAGTTGCACCACAAGAGGAAGACTAGAATGCCGCTACGTTTACCAAACTTAAACACGAATACCCGCTCCAATTTTGACTGTAATTGATACTTTAGCGTAACATTGGCTGTATGATTTCAAAAATTGGATTCCATGCGACTAACCACCCAGGCGGTTTCATGATGCGACTTAGCGGAGCAGGCCCCCTATGTCTAAGCGTTGCACTTGCTACATCGTGCTTTGGTAAGCGCCACTCAAGCGGGAAACCTACGGACCTAACTGCATCAGTTAACGAGAATCATGCCATTGCACTTGCGCCCACGGGTGAGGTGGCGACGTACCTACGAGCCATGGCGCAGTCAGCAAGCTTTTCCCAAGAAAAACTCGCCATAGCTGAGACTCCTGTAAGTGAATTGATGAGCGCTATTAGCAGCGAAGTCGGAGCGACAAAGTTCGTTGTGGCCAATAAAACTATAGGCATGACAGCCACGGCCATAACTACAGTTGATACCGAGCAAAACCGGAAATCCGCTAGCTATTCCACTGTCAAAACTTCGGACTTCCTCAAGGAAAGTACGGTCGACATCAATAAGCTTTCGCCAGACGATATGGCCGCAGCCTATATGGCTTTGCGCGCCCTGCTTGCGGGTGAAGCGGAGCCGCCGGCAAGCAGCCATCAACCCACCCTCAATCTGGTAGATCCCGCGCAACAAATACGTGACCTAGCTAAACTAGCCGATCTAGGTAAGAAAACGTGGGACAACTTACTCACGGGAGTGCCAGCCGCACTAGATCCCGAGACCTGGAGGCTCATAGATCGAAACCGCCGCATACTCAGCGTAGCAGCTCAAGTGGTCGATCGTGCCGGCCCTAGAGACATCAAAACCAGAACCTACAACCGGATGCTTAAGCATATGATCAAGGCCTCTGAGATCATTACCGGCCCCACTAGCCCTTCGCCTGCTCCCTCAACCGACATCCCAGATTGGGACCCATGAGCTTACGGTTGTTGTTGCAACTCATTTGCACTTGGAATAGCCTCTGCCGATAAAGTCGCACGATTAGTCGCGGTACAGCGGCTATGTTCACCGGAGATAAGAACTTGAAAAAACTATCTTTAATTGCGCTCCTAGTCATCGCAGGATGTGACAAAGGCGCCACTGGCACCGACACCGCAAATCAAGGCTCGCTCGGAAGTTCCCCTTACGTCACTGTCGATACAGGCAACCTAGCCTCCTCGGGTACTGGCCTTAAAGGCCAAGGTAGCATCGCCTTTAAAGATCCAGTGGGCGCGATCGGAGCACGCAAGAGTTATGCCTTGGCGTTCAGCCTCGACGATGGTGGCAGCCTGACGCTCGTCGCTAATGCCGATGAGTCATTAAAGAATGGTTTAGAGCTAAAATTTAGCCGTACTGGTAATTCCGTAGCCGCAGCTATGACTGTAGGCACAGTAACATCTGCCGCTAAAAACTTCGTTGCTGTCGACGGCTCACAGGCATTAAATTTAACTATCGATATCCACAATGACGAGGCTCCAGCTCATGTGATGATTTGGAGTGGCAAGGATTATAGCGCTGTTAATGCGATTCTCGATTCTGAAACAGATGATGCCGCGCCTGGTCAAGGTCGCGGCACTTTCTGGGGCTTGAAATTGAACCAGGCCACAGTCACTGAGGCAGTCATTGCCGCAGCTAAATTCACTGGTGAATAATCAATGAGCAGGATGCCGCGTCCGGATCAGGTTTGACAGATCATACCCGTGCTTGGACGTGGCTCTTTGGAGGATATCTCCCAAAAGCGCCTCGTCCATGGTGCGGGAGCGACTGAGCACGAAGAACGCCGACCTGCTCGGCTCACCGACCACCGCCCATTGATAATCAGCATCGAGTTCGATGATCCAATAGTTGCCCTGCGGCCCACCCGCTCTAAATTCCACCAAAAGCTTACTGTTTGTAGCATCTGCCGGCACGGCCTTCCCTGTGACCGTTTTCAAAAACCCGCGTTCCGGATTGAATAGCCGGCAGCTATTTAACACCTTGACCGAGCCATCCCCGTTGCGACTGTATTCAGCAGTGGTAGCGGTACAATTATCCTGCTCCGCTTCATTGAGTCTAGCAATTTCATACCATTTACCGAGGTATCGGTCTAAATCCACACTATCTACTGTCTCAAGTTCGTCAACGGCATTTTTGCCGTGCACTAGGTTAGCACCGACGAACACGGTGGCAAAACTCAAAAAACCAGCAGTTAGCTTGCTAAACATAAAGCTACTCCTCACATGACAAATGATAATTGCAAATGATCCTTAGCAATTATGTACCTGAAAATTGAATGATATCGCTATCATTATCATTCAGCTCTGCCAGGTTACTGAGTCGCCTGAATCGTCTAACTATCAGTGGGATAATCGCCCCATCCCTTCACCACGCCCCCGTGACCACCGTGGCCGTCCATCAGCATCGCGGAGAATCAAACGTTTGCCGCCTTTTTCAATGACGTATGCAAATACAGCTTTTGTACCTGCACCTTCACTGAGCGCGCCTTCCACCCGCACGTCGTCGCCAATGGCAAATGGGAAGCTCTTAGAATTCACAAACTGCGTTGGACCAACATGTATAAAAACTGTGTCGTCAGCGGTTTTGAGTTTGAGATGCAAGCCCCTCACCTCGCCAAAACACGTTTCATGAATATTGACGTCCTCAATACGCCCATCAATCGTGACGCGCTGCATATCCCGCAGTCTACTCCAACTCCTTCCTCCCCT contains the following coding sequences:
- a CDS encoding lipocalin family protein, giving the protein MFSKLTAGFLSFATVFVGANLVHGKNAVDELETVDSVDLDRYLGKWYEIARLNEAEQDNCTATTAEYSRNGDGSVKVLNSCRLFNPERGFLKTVTGKAVPADATNSKLLVEFRAGGPQGNYWIIELDADYQWAVVGEPSRSAFFVLSRSRTMDEALLGDILQRATSKHGYDLSNLIRTRHPAH